A region of Anopheles merus strain MAF chromosome 2R, AmerM5.1, whole genome shotgun sequence DNA encodes the following proteins:
- the LOC121588912 gene encoding accessory gland protein Acp62F-like, translating to MQVTSVFAACLLLAILFVGPTGAQCPANSEFTSDAPCDSICGVPCDFKGVRNICICMDGYLKDPKTQQCVRQNQCSIPEDIPVLRQMSAFSFACFA from the exons ATGCAGGTGACATCAGTTTTCGCCGCTTGTTTGCTGCTAGCCATCCTGTTCGTTGGCCCTACTGGCGCGC AATGTCCCGCCAACTCGGAATTTACCTCCGATGCACCGTGCGATTCCATCTGCGGCGTTCCATGCGACTTTAAGGGCGTGCGCAACATTTGCATCTGCATGGACGGTTACTTGAAGGATCCGAAAACGCAACAGTGTGTGCGCCAAAACCAGTGCTCCATTCCGGAAGACATACCGGTTCTTCGCCAAATGTCTGCGTTCAGCTTTGCATGCTTCGCTTGA
- the LOC121589065 gene encoding uncharacterized protein LOC121589065: MYCISDAPCQSGSFASASAMHMYGKLCTLFLLLAWCNVAFTRQVVPNIQVCPDFAEFTFTYECQPTCAERICTITPTSVKRDACTCKLGYIREYKNGPCVRTSRCPL; this comes from the exons ATGTACTGCATTAGCGATGCGCCTTGCCAGTCTGGTTCCTTTGCTAGCGCTTCCGCCATGCATATGTACGGAAAGTTGTGCacgttgtttttgctgctcgcTTGGTGTAACGTTG CGTTCACCCGACAAGTGGTGCCCAACATACAAGTGTGTCCAGACTTTGCCGAGTTTACCTTCACCTACGAGTGCCAGCCAACGTGCGCCGAGCGGATCTGCACCATCACGCCAACGTCGGTGAAGCGGGACGCCTGTACGTGCAAGCTGGGCTACATCCGAGAGTACAAGAATGGACCGTGCGTACGAACCTCCAGATGTCCGCTGTGA
- the LOC121590120 gene encoding uncharacterized protein LOC121590120, with product MLLLFSLYFNLLLSYAAGLVPFRYNFRKRRFDTCKPFVPVATVLLLLFAAVQYRLGRLPERMKIPKVGMQDILHAVENLVLNGNCVLIAVQQLLFLETYRQLLTDLLAGVRALARRTTVALGEQVQLLAQLVLLPCATYTLHVSVYLTLIEWAEISLVQAVLFMVSLIPNIAHVNNFYALLFVQRLTLGEINDTLADLWTICIRPGANELLPPSRRLQLHLQQYQQYAGSVQKILPYYSLSMALYLLILFQELMSKFFYQFTHFYTLSLGNPSPHILEAMGTMMILVYGMYTAQLIAVCYAISEKSQKIKSTVHRLSLIPGQDRYFHATLNTFLLSLNHSMLKINIAGMFTMDFELLTGMLAAISNFVVLLMQFHIDYSKSKISYWHGSNSSKPFAARS from the exons ATGCTGTTACTGTTTTCCCTCTACTTCAATCTGCTGCTCAGCTACGCCGCCGGTCTGGTGCCGTTCCGTTACAACTTTCGCAAAAGACGCTTCGACACTTGCAAACCGTTCGTGCCGGTTGCAaccgtactgctgctgctgttcgccgCGGTACAGTACAGGCTCGGCCGGTTGCCGGAACGCATGAAGATTCCCAAGGTGGGCATGCAGGACATCCTACACGCGGTGGAAAACTTGGTCCTCAACGGGAACTGTGTGCTGATCGCGGTGCAGCAATTGCTCTTTCTCGAAACCTACCGGCAGCTTCTTACCGACCTGCTGGCGGGTGTGCGTGCCCTGGCGCGCCGCACCACGGTCGCACTGGGCGAGCAGGTGCAGCTGCTCGCCCAGCTCGTGCTGCTGCCGTGCGCCACCTACACGCTCCACGTGTCCGTCTACCTAACGCTGATTGAATGGGCGGAAATCAGCCTCGTCCAGGCGGTGCTGTTCATGGTCAGCCTCATACCGAACATAGCACACGTGAACAACTTTTACGCCCTGCTGTTTGTGCAGCGATTGACGCTCGGGGAAATCAACGACACGCTCGCCGACCTGTGGACCATCTGCATACGGCCCGGTGCGAACGAATTGCTTCCGCCGTCCCGCCGGCTGCAACTGCACCTGCAGCAGTACCAGCAGTATGCCGGCAGTGTGCAGAAGATACTGCCCTACTACTCCCTGTCGATGGCGCTGTACTTGTTAATTTTGTTCCAAGAGCTCATGTCGAAG TTCTTCTATCAATTTACCCACTTTTACACCCTCTCGCTGGGGAATCCAAGCCCGCACATACTCGAAGCAATGGGTACGATGATGATTCTAGTGTACGGCATGTATACGGCACAGCTGATTGCCGTGTGTTATGCAATTTCGGAAAAG AGTCAAAAGATCAAATCGACCGTTCATCGCCTATCGTTGATTCCCGGGCAGGATAGATACTTCCACGCGACTCTCAACACTTTCCTGCTGTCGCTTAACCACTCGATGCTGAAAATAAACATTGCCGGCATGTTTACGATGGACTTTGAGCTGCTCACGGGG ATGTTGGCAGCCATCTCTAACTTTGTGGTACTGCTGATGCAGTTTCACATCGACTACAGCAAGAGCAAGATATCATATTGGCATGGGAGTAACTCATCGAAACCGTTCGCTGCTAGGAGTTGA
- the LOC121588827 gene encoding uncharacterized protein LOC121588827 — protein MRTSIVRVCILLVLMALATRTATGLQCDPIYEEFTDDGCDDTCQGSCIPMKDFCACRIGYKRDLTSGKCIASDQCTPVPESITLSCLG, from the coding sequence ATGAGGACGTCGATCGTGCGAGTTTGCATTTTGCTTGTGCTGATGGCACTGGCCACCAGAACGGCAACCGGGCTCCAATGCGATCCAATCTACGAAGAGTTTACGGACGATGGGTGCGATGACACCTGTCAGGGTTCGTGCATACCGATGAAGGATTTCTGCGCCTGCCGCATTGGCTACAAGCGCGATCTGACCAGCGGCAAGTGCATAGCCTCGGACCAGTGCACACCGGTGCCGGAAAGCATCACACTGAGCTGCCTGGGATAG